One stretch of Manis pentadactyla isolate mManPen7 chromosome 10, mManPen7.hap1, whole genome shotgun sequence DNA includes these proteins:
- the AQP6 gene encoding aquaporin-6 isoform X1, translated as MLMGPLWTAISKALFAEFLATGLYVFFGVGSALRWPSALPSVLQIAITFNLATAMAVQVTWKASGAHVNPAVTLAFLVGSQISLPRAVAYVAAQLAGATVGAALLYGVTPGDIRETLGVNVVRSSTSTGQAVTVELVLTLQLVLCVLASTDSRQASGSPATMIGISVALGHLIGIYFTGCSMNPARSFGPAVIIGKFTVHWIFWVGPLTGAVLASLIYNFILFPDTKTLAQRLAILKGAAEVDEVMGVEPQKEESQSSSGDTEMGNVHQMA; from the exons ATGCTGATGGGCCCATTGTGGACAGCCATCAGCAAGGCGCTGTTTGCCGAGTTCCTGGCCACGGGGCTTTATGTGTTTTTTGGCGTGGGCTCAGCCCTGCGCTGGCCTTCGGCCCTTCCCTCTGTACTGCAGATCGCCATCACCTTCAACCTGGCCACGGCTATGGCTGTGCAGGTCACCTGGAAGGCCAGTGGGGCCCACGTCAACCCTGCTGTGACTCTGGCCTTCCTCGTGGGCTCCCAAATCTCCCTGCCCCGTGCTGTGGCCTATGTGGCTGCCCAGCTGGCAGGGGCCACAGTGGGAGCTGCTCTGCTTTATGGGGTCACACCAGGGGACATCCGAGAGACCCTTGGGGTCAATGTG GTCCGGAGCAGCACCTCGACCGGCCAGGCAGTGACAGTGGAGCTGGTGCTCACCTTGCAGCTGGTGCTCTGTGTGTTAGCTTCCACCGACAGTCGTCAGGCATCCGGCTCCCCGGCCACCATGATTGGGATCTCTGTGGCACTGGGCCACCTCATCGGG ATCTACTTCACGGGCTGCTCCATGAACCCAGCTCGCTCCTTCGGTCCTGCTGTCATCATTGGCAAGTTCACAGTTCACTGG ATCTTCTGGGTGGGACCCCTGACAGGAGCTGTCCTGGCTTCACTGATCTACAACTTTATCCTGTTCCCGGACACCAAGACCCTGGCCCAGCGACTGGCCATCCTCAAGGGTGCTGCGGAGGTGGACGAAGTGATGGGGGTGGAGCCCCAGAAGGAAGAATCCCAGTCCAGTTCAGGGGACACTGAAATGGGGAATGTGCATCAGATGGCATAG
- the AQP6 gene encoding aquaporin-6 isoform X2 has translation MLMGPLWTAISKALFAEFLATGLYVFFGVGSALRWPSALPSVLQIAITFNLATAMAVQVTWKASGAHVNPAVTLAFLVGSQISLPRAVAYVAAQLAGATVGAALLYGVTPGDIRETLGVNVIYFTGCSMNPARSFGPAVIIGKFTVHWIFWVGPLTGAVLASLIYNFILFPDTKTLAQRLAILKGAAEVDEVMGVEPQKEESQSSSGDTEMGNVHQMA, from the exons ATGCTGATGGGCCCATTGTGGACAGCCATCAGCAAGGCGCTGTTTGCCGAGTTCCTGGCCACGGGGCTTTATGTGTTTTTTGGCGTGGGCTCAGCCCTGCGCTGGCCTTCGGCCCTTCCCTCTGTACTGCAGATCGCCATCACCTTCAACCTGGCCACGGCTATGGCTGTGCAGGTCACCTGGAAGGCCAGTGGGGCCCACGTCAACCCTGCTGTGACTCTGGCCTTCCTCGTGGGCTCCCAAATCTCCCTGCCCCGTGCTGTGGCCTATGTGGCTGCCCAGCTGGCAGGGGCCACAGTGGGAGCTGCTCTGCTTTATGGGGTCACACCAGGGGACATCCGAGAGACCCTTGGGGTCAATGTG ATCTACTTCACGGGCTGCTCCATGAACCCAGCTCGCTCCTTCGGTCCTGCTGTCATCATTGGCAAGTTCACAGTTCACTGG ATCTTCTGGGTGGGACCCCTGACAGGAGCTGTCCTGGCTTCACTGATCTACAACTTTATCCTGTTCCCGGACACCAAGACCCTGGCCCAGCGACTGGCCATCCTCAAGGGTGCTGCGGAGGTGGACGAAGTGATGGGGGTGGAGCCCCAGAAGGAAGAATCCCAGTCCAGTTCAGGGGACACTGAAATGGGGAATGTGCATCAGATGGCATAG
- the AQP6 gene encoding aquaporin-6 isoform X3 encodes MLMGPLWTAISKALFAEFLATGLYVFFGVGSALRWPSALPSVLQIAITFNLATAMAVQVTWKASGAHVNPAVTLAFLVGSQISLPRAVAYVAAQLAGATVGAALLYGVTPGDIRETLGVNVVRSSTSTGQAVTVELVLTLQLVLCVLASTDSRQASGSPATMIGISVALGHLIGIYFTGCSMNPARSFGPAVIIGKFTVHWQEQMM; translated from the exons ATGCTGATGGGCCCATTGTGGACAGCCATCAGCAAGGCGCTGTTTGCCGAGTTCCTGGCCACGGGGCTTTATGTGTTTTTTGGCGTGGGCTCAGCCCTGCGCTGGCCTTCGGCCCTTCCCTCTGTACTGCAGATCGCCATCACCTTCAACCTGGCCACGGCTATGGCTGTGCAGGTCACCTGGAAGGCCAGTGGGGCCCACGTCAACCCTGCTGTGACTCTGGCCTTCCTCGTGGGCTCCCAAATCTCCCTGCCCCGTGCTGTGGCCTATGTGGCTGCCCAGCTGGCAGGGGCCACAGTGGGAGCTGCTCTGCTTTATGGGGTCACACCAGGGGACATCCGAGAGACCCTTGGGGTCAATGTG GTCCGGAGCAGCACCTCGACCGGCCAGGCAGTGACAGTGGAGCTGGTGCTCACCTTGCAGCTGGTGCTCTGTGTGTTAGCTTCCACCGACAGTCGTCAGGCATCCGGCTCCCCGGCCACCATGATTGGGATCTCTGTGGCACTGGGCCACCTCATCGGG ATCTACTTCACGGGCTGCTCCATGAACCCAGCTCGCTCCTTCGGTCCTGCTGTCATCATTGGCAAGTTCACAGTTCACTGG